GGCAGCGCTCTCGACGGTGGATACGGTGGAGCTGGTTCCCAGCAATCCGGCTATCATCGCTGATACGGCATTGGCCTGAAACGAACGGCGGAATTGTTCTTTCCGAAGTAACATGCCGTGAAGCAGACCCATGTTTTCAAACACGATGATCAGCGTCAATGAGAAGGTGGCGATCCAGAACGGCAGGCGATCCCATCCTTCAGTGGTGAGCGCGCCCGCCACTTTCCAATAGGTTTGTAATGTCACATTCGTTTCGCCGGATCGTTCGATTAACCCCCAAACGGCCGCCAACGCGCTCCCGGCCAAGATTCCGATCAGGAAGTTGCCGCGCACGCCACGAATCATCAAAATGACGATCAATAGCAATGTCATCAGTGTCACGATGACACGGGGCTCGGCTAAGCTGCCCATGGCGATCATGGAGTATTCGTTGGCGGTCACGATGCCGCCTTTTTGCAGCCCGATCAATGTCAGAAACAATCCGATCCCCACACTGATGCCCGCGTTAAGCGAGGATGGCACGGCTTTACTCAGCCAGTCGACAAGCGGGGTAAACGCGACGATCGTGAACAACAAGCCGGACAGGAAGACGACAGTGAGCCCTTCCTGCCAACTAAGATCCATAGATTGTACGACAGTGTAAGAGAAAAAAGCGTTGACGCCCATACCGGGAACCAACACAATCGGTGCGTTGGCCCACCATCCCATCAACATGCATCCGACAAACGCGGTCAGAGCGGTAGCGATGATCCCCGCTTGCATCGGAATACCCGCATCAGCCAAAATGGCCGCATTGATCACGATGACGTAGGCGACAGTGAAGAATGTCGTCAGGCCGGCGAGTATTTCCTGTTTCCACGTGGTTTGGTATCTGTGAAGAGCAAACCGTTCCCGCAATCTTTTCCGCAATCTCCTACCTTCTTTCCCTAATAGACCCTCTCCCACCCGTGACCGATGTCACCATTCAATAATATAGCAGATCCATCCGGAAGGAAGCACTCATTTTTGCTTCAAACCGCCTATGATCGGTTCACACTTCCAGTTCGGCGTGTTGCATGCGCGAAGTTTCCACTTGGATCGTGGTGTGACGTATCTGAAACCGCTCTTCGATGATTCGCACGGCTTGCTGCAGAACCCGCTGACTGTCGCCATCATCTTCGATCACCACATGACAGCTGAGGGAGTCCATCCCTGATGTGATCGTCCATATGTGTAAATCATGTACATTGATCACCTTGTCGATACTCATCAACATCCGCTTCAATTCATCCTGATCAATGGTCACGGGCGCCCCTTCCATCAAAACGTGGGTGGTATCCCGGATGATGCCCCAGGCGCTTTTGAGAATCAACAGCACGACGATCACGCTAATGATCGGGTCGGCCATATACCATGAAAAAAAGGTGATCAACAGTCCAGCGACAATGGTGCCTACTGATCCTAGGGCATCTCCTAAGATATGGAGGTAAGCACTGCGGACGTTGAGGTTTTCTTTGATGTCGCTCGTTTTGATGAGGATCGCTGCACTGACCAGATTGGCGATCAACCCGATGAAGGCAACGATCAGAACGGTGTTTCCCGCGACGTGCGGGGGATTTAAAAAGCGTTCATACGCTTCCCGCAGGATCATTCCGGCAACGATAAACAGGGCAATCCCGTTGATCAGGGCGGCAAGAATCTCTAACCGGTAGAAACCATACGTTTTACGTGGGGAAGGAGGCTTGGTGGCAAACCAAATGGCCAACAGGCTTAATGCCAGAGAAGCGGTGTCG
The sequence above is drawn from the Polycladomyces subterraneus genome and encodes:
- a CDS encoding cation diffusion facilitator family transporter → MHHHHHGHHGPFEQRIRNKMGLTVTLVITAIIMIMEIAGGILSNSLALLSDAGHMFSDTASLALSLLAIWFATKPPSPRKTYGFYRLEILAALINGIALFIVAGMILREAYERFLNPPHVAGNTVLIVAFIGLIANLVSAAILIKTSDIKENLNVRSAYLHILGDALGSVGTIVAGLLITFFSWYMADPIISVIVVLLILKSAWGIIRDTTHVLMEGAPVTIDQDELKRMLMSIDKVINVHDLHIWTITSGMDSLSCHVVIEDDGDSQRVLQQAVRIIEERFQIRHTTIQVETSRMQHAELEV
- a CDS encoding NCS2 family permease; this translates as MRKRLRERFALHRYQTTWKQEILAGLTTFFTVAYVIVINAAILADAGIPMQAGIIATALTAFVGCMLMGWWANAPIVLVPGMGVNAFFSYTVVQSMDLSWQEGLTVVFLSGLLFTIVAFTPLVDWLSKAVPSSLNAGISVGIGLFLTLIGLQKGGIVTANEYSMIAMGSLAEPRVIVTLMTLLLIVILMIRGVRGNFLIGILAGSALAAVWGLIERSGETNVTLQTYWKVAGALTTEGWDRLPFWIATFSLTLIIVFENMGLLHGMLLRKEQFRRSFQANAVSAMIAGLLGTSSTVSTVESAAGIAAGGRTGITAITAGALFLVSLLFLPWMRWIPPSAIAPVLIVLGGLMLGNVRRIPWDDMSEWFPAYLIAAAIPLTYSIADGMAFGFIAYPVLKVAKGQAKSIPFPLYMIAGLFLLSFVMRIWE